A single region of the Pseudomonas sp. B21-023 genome encodes:
- a CDS encoding DUF5629 family protein, with translation MTLATALAACDMLLIDGLHAFDFTLDESGLTIECMDGRQLRRWTFTPEQIAAATGAGDDWSLATDEGEHRLVCMSAFRAPDEEDDEQEMDTPADR, from the coding sequence ATGACCCTCGCCACCGCCCTCGCAGCCTGCGACATGCTCCTGATCGACGGCCTACACGCCTTCGACTTCACCCTCGACGAATCCGGCCTCACCATCGAATGCATGGACGGCCGCCAACTGCGCCGCTGGACCTTCACCCCCGAGCAGATCGCCGCCGCCACCGGCGCGGGCGACGACTGGAGCCTGGCCACTGATGAAGGCGAGCATCGTCTAGTCTGTATGAGTGCTTTTCGTGCCCCGGATGAAGAAGACGATGAACAGGAAATGGACACGCCTGCTGACCGCTAG
- a CDS encoding RND family transporter: protein MTSRESFDMQHKDKATLLERLIFNNRPVVIAICLLVSVFLFWQATQIRPSTSFEKMIPLQHPFIEQMMEHRNDLANLGNTVRVSVEAVNGDIFDKDYMETLRQIHDEVFYIPGVDRAGLKSLWSPSVRWSEVTEEGFSGGEVIPNTYNGSQDSLDTLRDNVLKSGQVGRLVANNFKSSIIDIPLLENHPDPQDPGRQVKLDYQQFSHQLEEKIRDKFQAQNPNVKIHIVGFAKKVGDLIDGLVMVAMFFGVALVITWALLYWFTWCIRSTIAVLITTLVAVVWQLGLMHAVGFGLDPYSMLVPFLIFAIGISHGVQKINGIALQSSDADNALTAARRTFRQLFLPGMIAILADAVGFITLLIIDIGVIRELAIGASIGVAVIVFTNLILLPVAISYVGISQKAIARSKKDATREHPFWRLLSNFASPKVAPVSVVLALLAFGGGLWYSQNLKIGDLDQGAPELRPDSRYNQDNSFIISNYSTSSDVLVIMVKTPAESCSIHSTMAPIDELMWTMDNTPGVQSTISLVTVSKQVIKGMNEGSLKWETLSRNPDILNNSIARADGLYNADCSLAPVLVFLNDHKAETLERVTAAAKAFADSHSKEGLQFLLAAGNAGIEAATNEVIKSAELTILILVYICVAVMCMITFRSFAATLCIVLPLVLTSVLGNALMAFMGIGVKVATLPVVALGVGIGVDYGIYIYSRLESFLRAGLPLQEAYYETLRSTGKAVLFTGLCLAIGVCTWIFSAIKFQADMGLMLTFMLLWNMFGALWLLPALARFLIKPEKLAGKEGGSIFAH from the coding sequence ATGACCAGCCGGGAGAGCTTCGACATGCAGCACAAGGACAAGGCCACCCTGCTGGAACGCCTGATTTTCAACAACCGCCCCGTGGTCATCGCCATCTGCCTGCTGGTGAGCGTGTTCCTGTTCTGGCAGGCCACACAGATCCGCCCGTCCACCAGTTTCGAGAAGATGATCCCGCTGCAGCATCCGTTCATCGAGCAGATGATGGAGCACCGCAACGACCTGGCCAACCTCGGCAACACCGTGCGCGTCTCGGTGGAGGCGGTCAACGGCGACATCTTCGACAAGGACTACATGGAGACCCTGCGCCAGATCCATGACGAGGTGTTCTACATCCCCGGCGTCGACCGCGCCGGGCTGAAGTCGCTGTGGAGCCCGAGCGTGCGCTGGAGCGAGGTGACCGAAGAGGGCTTCTCCGGCGGCGAGGTGATCCCCAACACCTATAACGGCTCCCAGGACAGCCTCGACACCCTGCGCGACAACGTGCTCAAGTCGGGCCAGGTGGGGCGCCTGGTGGCCAACAATTTCAAATCCAGCATCATCGACATCCCGCTGCTGGAGAACCATCCCGACCCGCAGGATCCGGGGCGCCAGGTCAAGCTCGACTACCAGCAGTTCTCCCACCAGCTGGAAGAGAAGATCCGCGACAAGTTCCAGGCGCAGAACCCCAACGTGAAGATTCACATCGTCGGTTTCGCGAAGAAGGTCGGTGACCTGATCGACGGGCTGGTGATGGTGGCGATGTTCTTCGGTGTCGCCCTGGTCATCACCTGGGCGCTGTTGTACTGGTTCACCTGGTGCATCCGCAGCACCATCGCCGTGCTCATCACCACCCTGGTGGCGGTGGTCTGGCAGCTGGGGCTGATGCATGCGGTGGGCTTCGGCCTGGACCCGTATTCGATGCTGGTGCCGTTCCTGATCTTCGCCATCGGCATCTCTCACGGCGTGCAGAAGATCAACGGCATCGCCCTGCAGTCCAGCGACGCCGACAACGCCCTGACCGCAGCGCGGCGCACGTTCCGCCAGTTGTTCCTGCCGGGGATGATCGCCATCCTCGCCGACGCCGTGGGCTTCATCACCCTGCTGATCATCGACATCGGGGTGATCCGCGAGTTGGCCATCGGCGCCTCGATCGGCGTGGCGGTGATCGTGTTCACCAACCTGATCCTGCTGCCGGTGGCGATCAGCTACGTCGGCATCAGCCAGAAGGCCATCGCCCGCAGCAAGAAGGATGCGACCCGCGAGCATCCGTTCTGGCGCCTGCTGTCCAACTTCGCCAGCCCCAAGGTGGCGCCGGTATCGGTGGTGCTGGCGCTGCTGGCCTTCGGCGGCGGCCTCTGGTACAGCCAGAACCTGAAGATCGGCGACCTCGACCAGGGCGCGCCGGAGCTGCGCCCGGACTCGCGCTACAACCAGGACAACAGCTTCATCATCAGCAATTACTCGACCAGTTCCGATGTGCTGGTGATCATGGTCAAGACCCCGGCCGAGAGCTGTTCGATCCACTCGACCATGGCGCCGATCGACGAGTTGATGTGGACCATGGACAACACCCCCGGGGTGCAGTCGACCATCTCCCTGGTGACCGTGTCCAAGCAGGTCATCAAGGGCATGAACGAGGGCAGCCTGAAATGGGAAACCCTGTCGCGCAACCCGGATATCCTCAACAACTCCATCGCCCGTGCCGACGGCCTGTACAACGCCGACTGTTCGCTGGCGCCAGTGCTGGTGTTCCTCAACGACCACAAGGCCGAGACGCTGGAGCGGGTCACCGCCGCGGCCAAGGCCTTCGCCGACAGCCACAGCAAGGAGGGCCTGCAGTTCCTCCTGGCGGCGGGTAATGCCGGCATCGAGGCCGCCACCAACGAGGTGATCAAGTCGGCCGAGCTGACCATCCTGATCCTCGTGTACATCTGCGTGGCGGTAATGTGCATGATCACCTTCCGCTCGTTCGCCGCGACCTTGTGCATCGTCCTGCCGCTGGTGCTGACTTCGGTACTGGGCAACGCGCTGATGGCCTTCATGGGCATTGGCGTGAAGGTCGCCACGCTGCCGGTGGTGGCGCTGGGTGTGGGCATCGGCGTGGACTACGGCATCTACATCTACAGCCGCCTGGAAAGCTTCCTGCGCGCCGGCCTGCCGTTGCAGGAGGCCTACTACGAGACCCTGCGCTCCACCGGCAAGGCGGTGCTGTTCACCGGCCTGTGCCTGGCCATCGGCGTGTGCACCTGGATCTTCTCGGCGATCAAGTTCCAGGCCGACATGGGCCTGATGCTGACCTTCATGCTGCTGTGGAACATGTTCGGCGCCCTGTGGCTGCTGCCGGCGCTGGCACGCTTCCTGATCAAGCCAGAGAAACTGGCGGGAAAGGAGGGCGGGTCGATCTTCGCCCATTGA